Proteins found in one Pirellulales bacterium genomic segment:
- a CDS encoding sulfite oxidase, translated as MSTHRKIVTVEPENSETPLDAQSSWVTPNRLFFIRNHFPRPQIDLDTWRLSVEGCVRRPRQWTWDELNELPQRTVFATVECAGNGRSFLRPREAGVQWAAGAVGHAEWTGVPLRDVLEQAGVGPGAMEVLCQGADRGTEPDHPQPMHFERGLPMQKALHPDTLLALRMNGEVLEPDHGFPLRLFVPGWYGVASVKWLERIEVLDRRFGGYFQTTKYSVKQRRGDALETVVVGPMAAKSEILRPRQGDVLPLGANRVVGLAWAGEDAVARVEISTNDGRDWRSAELIGPRAAYSWILWETTWQVEVPGDYVLKTRAVGESGETQPADHDPLRGGYLITFSRPVTVHVEAAVGAEEQATDWQTLLYDMNAFAERNARRPLDVDLECTAGAGI; from the coding sequence ATGAGCACCCATCGCAAAATCGTCACCGTCGAGCCCGAAAACAGCGAAACGCCCTTGGACGCGCAGTCGAGTTGGGTCACCCCCAACCGGTTGTTTTTCATCCGCAATCACTTCCCTCGCCCGCAAATCGATCTCGACACGTGGCGGCTGTCGGTGGAAGGCTGCGTCCGTCGGCCGCGGCAATGGACCTGGGACGAACTGAACGAGCTGCCGCAGCGGACCGTGTTTGCCACGGTCGAATGCGCGGGCAACGGCCGTTCGTTTCTCCGCCCGCGCGAGGCCGGCGTGCAATGGGCCGCCGGCGCCGTCGGCCACGCCGAATGGACGGGCGTGCCTCTGCGCGACGTGCTGGAGCAGGCCGGCGTCGGACCCGGGGCCATGGAAGTGCTCTGCCAAGGCGCCGACCGCGGCACGGAACCCGATCATCCCCAGCCGATGCACTTCGAACGCGGCCTTCCCATGCAGAAGGCGCTCCATCCCGACACGCTGCTGGCCTTGCGGATGAACGGCGAGGTGCTCGAACCGGACCATGGCTTTCCACTGCGGCTGTTCGTGCCCGGCTGGTATGGCGTGGCCTCCGTCAAATGGCTCGAGCGCATCGAGGTGCTCGACCGTCGCTTCGGCGGCTATTTTCAGACCACGAAATACTCCGTGAAACAACGCCGCGGCGATGCGTTGGAAACGGTGGTCGTGGGACCGATGGCCGCGAAGTCGGAAATTCTGCGGCCGCGCCAGGGCGACGTCTTGCCGCTCGGCGCGAACCGCGTTGTCGGCTTGGCCTGGGCGGGCGAAGACGCCGTGGCGCGGGTCGAAATCAGCACCAACGACGGGCGCGATTGGCGGAGTGCCGAACTGATCGGTCCCCGCGCCGCCTATTCGTGGATCCTGTGGGAGACGACCTGGCAGGTCGAGGTGCCGGGCGATTATGTGCTCAAGACGCGGGCGGTGGGCGAGTCGGGCGAAACGCAGCCGGCCGATCACGACCCGTTGCGCGGCGGTTACCTGATCACCTTCAGCCGGCCCGTCACGGTGCATGTCGAAGCGGCCGTCGGCGCGGA
- a CDS encoding DUF1559 domain-containing protein produces MMLREYRLPVESGSPRGFTLVELLVSIAIIGLLVALLLPAVQAAREAGRRSQCVNNLRQIGIALSDYHDRALSLPSGYISNFDSAGDDTGPGWGWAALMLPELEQSPTYNLIALKQSIEDPLNAQVRLLEFPVFLCPSDPKAADWWAWSRDPVTGDPIAQICQVGPSNYVGMYGDTEPGVDGAGLFFRNSHVQYREVLDGTSQTIAVGERAHDFGEATWVGSVTGAILYPDDGNAIGAYKAENSAGMILGHAGEGYGPGDPNADVNQFYSHHGRGVNFLFADGHVRFLSTDIDYRSWLALTTRAGGETPKIDY; encoded by the coding sequence ATGATGCTCAGGGAATATCGACTACCGGTTGAAAGCGGCTCGCCGCGTGGCTTCACGCTGGTCGAGCTGCTCGTCTCGATCGCGATTATCGGGCTGCTGGTCGCTTTGCTGCTGCCGGCCGTTCAGGCGGCCCGCGAGGCAGGGAGGCGCAGCCAGTGCGTCAACAATCTCCGGCAGATCGGCATCGCACTCTCGGATTATCACGACCGGGCCTTGTCGCTTCCCTCCGGCTATATCTCGAACTTCGACAGTGCGGGCGACGACACGGGGCCGGGCTGGGGCTGGGCTGCACTGATGTTGCCCGAATTGGAGCAATCGCCGACCTACAACCTGATCGCCTTAAAACAGTCGATTGAGGATCCGCTGAACGCCCAGGTCCGCCTGCTTGAGTTTCCGGTGTTTCTCTGTCCTTCCGACCCGAAGGCGGCCGATTGGTGGGCCTGGAGCCGTGACCCCGTCACGGGCGACCCCATCGCCCAAATCTGCCAGGTCGGCCCATCGAATTACGTGGGAATGTACGGCGATACCGAGCCGGGCGTCGATGGGGCGGGGCTGTTTTTCCGTAACAGCCATGTCCAATATCGCGAGGTCCTCGACGGCACTTCGCAGACGATCGCGGTCGGCGAGCGGGCCCACGATTTCGGCGAGGCGACGTGGGTCGGCAGCGTGACCGGCGCCATCCTTTATCCCGACGACGGCAACGCGATCGGCGCCTACAAGGCCGAGAACAGTGCGGGCATGATTCTGGGCCACGCCGGCGAGGGTTATGGGCCGGGCGACCCCAACGCCGACGTTAACCAGTTTTACAGTCACCACGGCCGTGGTGTAAACTTCCTGTTTGCCGACGGCCACGTGCGGTTCTTGAGCACCGATATCGACTATCGCTCGTGGCTGGCACTCACGACACGGGCGGGCGGCGAGACGCCGAAAATCGACTATTAA
- a CDS encoding response regulator transcription factor has product MRVLVAEDSSEMGTHLQQGLGEHGYTVDVVTDGEAALAHAATGAYDLLILDRSLPRCEGVAVLRQLRAQGNQTPCIFVTARGSVGERVEGLDAGGDDYLVKPFSFAELLARIRAISRRGSDSQNAVLEVADLRLDPATMIVERAGRRLDLTAKQFVLLSYLMRHAGQVVSRAMLLEHVWNFEFDGLSNVVDVHINRLRGKVDRGFDPPLIHTLRGLGYVLREP; this is encoded by the coding sequence ATGCGCGTACTGGTGGCGGAAGACAGCTCCGAAATGGGAACCCACTTGCAGCAAGGGCTCGGCGAGCACGGCTATACCGTCGACGTCGTCACCGATGGCGAAGCCGCGCTGGCGCACGCCGCGACCGGCGCCTACGACCTGCTGATCCTCGATCGCTCGCTGCCCCGTTGCGAAGGCGTGGCGGTGTTGCGCCAGTTGCGGGCGCAAGGCAACCAAACTCCCTGCATCTTTGTGACGGCCCGCGGATCGGTCGGCGAACGGGTGGAAGGTCTCGACGCCGGCGGCGACGACTATCTGGTCAAGCCGTTCTCGTTCGCCGAGCTGCTGGCCCGCATTCGTGCCATCAGCCGGCGCGGCAGCGACAGTCAGAACGCGGTGCTCGAAGTGGCCGACCTGCGGCTCGACCCGGCCACGATGATCGTCGAGCGGGCCGGCCGCCGGCTCGACCTGACTGCCAAGCAATTCGTGCTGCTCAGCTATCTGATGCGCCATGCCGGGCAGGTCGTCAGCCGGGCGATGTTGCTCGAACACGTTTGGAACTTCGAGTTCGACGGCCTGAGCAACGTCGTCGACGTGCATATCAACCGTCTGCGAGGCAAGGTCGACCGCGGCTTCGACCCACCGCTGATCCACACTCTGCGCGGACTGGGCTATGTCCTTCGTGAGCCGTAA
- a CDS encoding ATP-binding protein: MSFVSRNRWLNAATRLGLRARITAWTASMLGVALVAALVWGHQNLRSVLQLKSDGLLEGKMAELASVIRETPAASAQAKLADEIRREVVAHREEGLVVVVRGAGTSIVAPSSPAAQELSRRLDQDAVQPGVQTIRLPPSAKAYRVLHAEIDVAGRRTYSFDLALDLSATGKLLADFDRRLAAGGLVFLAAAVGGGFFLSRRALEPVARSIETARLLNPADLSARLPVSGADDELDELAHTMNEMLDRLAVYHAQIQQFTADASHELRSPLGAMRTAIEVALQQPRPGEEYRRVLETLGTQCERLSDLVNNLLLLARADAGQVELRRDLVDLGEIIGETVDLYQPVADDQDVTLDWCAPSPVAVRGDRGRLHQLVTNLLDNALKFTDRGGRVTVRLEAERATARLTVADTGVGIASDRLPYIFDRFYQLDAARAGRGAGLGLSICRWIVAAHGGSIEAASQPGRGTVMTVVLPFE; the protein is encoded by the coding sequence ATGTCCTTCGTGAGCCGTAACCGCTGGCTGAACGCCGCCACTCGACTCGGTTTGCGAGCGCGCATCACGGCGTGGACCGCCTCGATGCTCGGCGTGGCGCTCGTCGCGGCGCTGGTCTGGGGACATCAGAACCTGCGGAGCGTGCTGCAACTGAAGAGCGACGGCCTACTGGAAGGGAAGATGGCCGAGTTGGCCTCGGTGATTCGCGAGACCCCGGCAGCATCGGCCCAGGCCAAGCTGGCGGATGAAATCCGTCGCGAAGTCGTCGCGCACCGCGAGGAAGGTCTGGTGGTCGTGGTCCGCGGCGCCGGCACGAGCATCGTCGCTCCTTCGTCGCCCGCAGCCCAAGAGTTGAGCCGGAGACTCGACCAGGACGCCGTACAACCGGGCGTGCAAACGATACGGCTGCCTCCATCGGCGAAGGCCTACCGCGTGCTGCACGCTGAGATCGACGTGGCGGGCCGCCGGACGTATTCGTTTGACCTGGCACTTGACCTGTCGGCCACCGGCAAATTGCTGGCCGATTTCGACCGCCGCTTGGCGGCGGGCGGGCTGGTGTTCTTGGCTGCCGCCGTTGGGGGCGGGTTCTTTCTCTCGCGCCGCGCGCTGGAGCCCGTGGCGCGAAGCATCGAGACGGCGCGGTTGCTCAACCCGGCCGATCTCTCGGCCAGGCTGCCGGTTTCCGGTGCCGACGACGAGTTGGACGAGCTGGCCCACACGATGAACGAGATGCTCGATCGGCTGGCCGTGTATCACGCGCAGATCCAACAGTTCACCGCCGACGCTTCGCACGAGCTGCGCAGTCCCTTGGGCGCGATGCGGACCGCCATCGAAGTCGCATTGCAGCAGCCGCGGCCCGGCGAAGAGTATCGCCGCGTGCTGGAAACGCTGGGAACGCAATGCGAGCGGCTGTCCGACCTGGTGAATAATCTGCTGTTGCTGGCCAGGGCCGATGCCGGGCAGGTCGAGCTGCGGCGCGACCTGGTTGACCTGGGGGAAATCATCGGCGAAACGGTCGACTTGTACCAGCCGGTCGCCGACGACCAGGATGTGACCCTTGATTGGTGCGCGCCGTCGCCGGTGGCCGTGCGCGGCGATCGCGGGCGGCTGCACCAATTGGTCACCAATCTGCTCGACAACGCCCTGAAGTTCACCGACCGCGGTGGGCGCGTCACCGTGCGGCTGGAAGCGGAGCGGGCGACCGCCCGGCTGACGGTGGCCGACACGGGCGTGGGCATTGCCTCCGACCGACTGCCGTACATTTTCGATCGGTTCTACCAGCTCGACGCGGCCCGCGCGGGCCGGGGCGCCGGGCTCGGGTTGAGCATCTGCCGTTGGATTGTGGCGGCCCACGGCGGCAGCATCGAGGCGGCCAGCCAACCGGGCCGCGGCACCGTGATGACGGTCGTCTTGCCGTTCGAGTAG